From the Leptospira biflexa serovar Patoc strain 'Patoc 1 (Paris)' genome, one window contains:
- a CDS encoding response regulator, whose protein sequence is MTKKNILIVEDEPFLGLNIKQKIESFGFHVIAVVPSGDEAFQIVSEKVPDLILMDINLEGSLDGIETAESLREQFSVPVLFLTGFLDETSKQRINQNSSYAYLMKPFSTDQLKEAVTGFMV, encoded by the coding sequence TCGAGGATGAACCATTCCTCGGACTCAATATCAAACAGAAAATTGAATCCTTCGGTTTTCATGTGATTGCAGTTGTGCCATCCGGGGATGAGGCATTCCAAATTGTTTCTGAAAAGGTACCTGATTTGATCCTTATGGATATCAATTTAGAGGGTTCTCTCGATGGGATTGAAACAGCGGAATCTTTACGGGAACAGTTTTCAGTTCCAGTTTTATTTTTGACTGGATTTCTCGATGAAACGTCAAAACAACGAATCAATCAAAATTCATCTTATGCCTATCTTATGAAACCATTTTCAACTGACCAATTGAAAGAAGCGGTCACTGGATTTATGGTTTAA
- a CDS encoding TlyA family RNA methyltransferase, with the protein MLKEKIRLDDYLVREGYAKDLKLAQSLILSGSVLVNDTIVSKVGTLISNKDKVRTKEKIKTYVSRGAYKLLGAFDRWKTIQVEGKTCIDLGASTGGFCQVLLEKGAIRVIAVDVGYGQLAQKIANDPKVFVLDRTHLRELPKLPLGALTKETWITMDLSFISLVPVFSHLLPLFQKYPDIHWQGISLFKPQFEVHPSKLEKGILIDSHNIGKTIKNVWLKIKKNDPKLEFLGLGESPIQGADGNREFLIRWERRSES; encoded by the coding sequence TTGCTGAAAGAAAAAATTAGACTCGATGATTATCTCGTTCGCGAAGGTTATGCGAAAGATTTAAAATTAGCACAATCATTAATCCTATCAGGATCGGTACTCGTCAATGATACTATCGTCTCCAAAGTAGGAACACTTATCTCAAACAAAGATAAAGTGAGAACCAAAGAAAAAATCAAAACATATGTTTCGCGAGGTGCTTACAAACTCCTTGGTGCCTTTGACCGTTGGAAAACAATCCAAGTTGAAGGTAAAACTTGTATTGATTTGGGTGCTTCGACTGGTGGGTTCTGCCAAGTATTATTGGAAAAAGGAGCCATTCGTGTCATCGCCGTGGATGTCGGTTACGGACAATTGGCTCAAAAGATTGCCAATGATCCAAAAGTTTTTGTATTGGATCGAACTCACCTACGAGAGTTACCAAAGTTGCCACTCGGAGCCCTGACAAAAGAAACTTGGATCACGATGGATTTGAGTTTTATTTCGTTAGTTCCTGTCTTTAGCCATCTATTACCATTGTTTCAAAAATACCCAGACATCCATTGGCAAGGGATATCACTTTTCAAACCTCAATTTGAGGTCCATCCTTCAAAGTTAGAAAAAGGGATTTTAATTGATTCGCATAATATCGGTAAAACGATTAAAAATGTTTGGTTAAAGATCAAAAAAAATGATCCAAAACTTGAATTCCTTGGGTTAGGTGAATCTCCTATCCAAGGTGCGGATGGCAATCGTGAGTTTTTGATTCGATGGGAAAGAAGGTCAGAAAGTTAA
- a CDS encoding polyprenyl synthetase family protein, with protein MVPNSFESILLKSKQVFDSFFESYTAKLFSPKTRITEACLYSLHAGGKRVRPIFVINSFFEPNDLFSSEPFDTHQSVFLAALAVECIHTYSLIHDDLPAMDNDDTRRGKPTCHKQFDEATAILAGDTLNSLSFQLLSMMDANDPNLLRDSIQILHQGAGMTGMILGQMEDIEEEKNPSSNARESKLESIHEKKTGALITSSFLLGNRLRADWKEREFVLTRYAKEIGLLFQITDDILDVEGNLAELGKTPGKDAKAGKLTYPSLYGLEKSKLLRDQTLGKAISLAAELPSLHNEFFLGLPKYIAERKN; from the coding sequence ATCGTGCCAAATTCGTTCGAATCAATCCTACTAAAATCCAAACAAGTTTTTGATTCCTTTTTTGAATCCTACACAGCTAAACTATTTTCTCCCAAAACTCGCATAACAGAAGCATGCTTATATAGTTTACATGCAGGTGGAAAACGAGTCAGACCCATCTTTGTAATCAATTCCTTTTTTGAACCAAATGATTTGTTTAGTTCAGAACCTTTTGATACTCACCAATCCGTTTTTTTAGCTGCACTCGCTGTAGAATGTATCCATACATATTCACTCATCCATGATGATTTACCTGCGATGGACAATGACGACACTCGTCGCGGAAAACCAACTTGCCACAAACAATTTGATGAAGCCACTGCAATCCTTGCTGGTGACACTCTCAATTCATTGAGTTTTCAATTATTATCCATGATGGATGCAAACGATCCGAACCTCCTTCGTGACTCCATTCAGATCTTACACCAAGGGGCCGGGATGACTGGAATGATCCTCGGACAGATGGAAGACATCGAGGAAGAAAAAAATCCGAGTTCCAATGCTCGTGAATCCAAACTCGAATCCATTCATGAAAAAAAGACAGGCGCCCTCATCACATCTTCATTTCTTTTGGGAAACCGATTACGAGCGGATTGGAAAGAGAGAGAATTCGTACTCACTCGTTATGCGAAAGAAATCGGACTCCTTTTCCAAATCACAGACGATATTCTCGATGTGGAAGGGAATTTAGCAGAACTTGGAAAAACACCTGGAAAAGATGCAAAAGCTGGAAAATTGACCTATCCAAGTTTGTATGGTTTGGAAAAATCAAAATTACTTCGCGACCAAACGCTTGGTAAGGCCATTTCTTTGGCAGCGGAACTTCCCTCTTTACACAATGAATTCTTTTTAGGATTGCCTAAGTACATTGCTGAAAGAAAAAATTAG
- a CDS encoding nucleoside-diphosphate kinase, which translates to MERTFIMLKPDAVKNKHIGDILQRIEKEGFKILGMKFLKLSLEDAKQFYAVHAARPFYNDLCTYMASGPIVACALERDNAVAHWRDVIGATDPKEAKAGTIRALFAESKEANAVHGSDSVANALQEIAFFFKGYELN; encoded by the coding sequence ATGGAAAGAACTTTTATCATGCTTAAACCCGATGCAGTGAAAAACAAACACATCGGTGACATCCTTCAAAGAATTGAAAAAGAAGGATTTAAAATCCTAGGAATGAAATTCCTAAAACTCAGCCTAGAAGACGCAAAACAATTTTACGCAGTCCATGCGGCTCGTCCTTTTTACAACGACCTATGCACATACATGGCATCCGGTCCTATCGTTGCTTGTGCTTTGGAGCGTGACAACGCGGTGGCACACTGGAGAGACGTGATTGGCGCCACTGACCCGAAAGAAGCAAAAGCGGGAACTATCCGCGCTCTTTTTGCAGAAAGTAAGGAAGCGAACGCAGTACACGGTTCTGACTCAGTCGCAAATGCATTACAAGAAATTGCATTTTTCTTCAAAGGGTATGAGCTTAACTAA
- a CDS encoding cation:proton antiporter, which translates to MKTRSTVFYGFTLLLFGSLGYYLLQAGGVLESTKNLTIATNGHLDTENFFNRFHHPLALLFLQIIVVCGSARFVGYLFTRKLKQPSVMGEIVAGILLGPSLLGYYFPETMSFLFPPSSLPTLGTLSQIGLVLFMFIIGMELDLSVLKNKAHSAIIISHASIIFPFFLGMTLAYYFYTDYAPENVGFLSFSLFMGIAMSITAFPVLARILQERNLTRTPLGAMVLTCAAADDITAWILLAIIVTISKAGNLNTALFTIGLSFAYILTMIYLVAPFLKRLGSIYISRENLTRTAVALILMILFLSSLTTEVIGIHALFGAFLAGVIMPSEGNLKKLIAEKIEDIAVILFLPIFFVITGLRTEVTLLNGSHLWLVFGLVLFVAVVGKFLGSALAARVSGSNWEDSLSIGALMNTRGLMELVVLNIGYDLGILSPEIFAVFVLMALVTTLSTGPLLDGIQKFFARTANATYPEKPSDSKLRVLVAFAQEKMGKSLVRFAFSLSGNQKKNLELIALHISPNDSLSNEEIRKYRDASFEAIRQTGSSLGIQVQTEYRITDNVTYEIVNFAKIKHTDILLIGAAKPLFSRSYTGGKIKGILNYCPATVGVLIDNGLESIERVAILYKGEKDPILGFAQKLTSLKGMKFNKIKVENLIQPETDLNPFPIALSQITGYSLILIDLNVWEELGFEKMDLLPTSFLLVRFLTT; encoded by the coding sequence ATGAAAACTCGTTCTACTGTTTTTTACGGTTTTACACTATTATTGTTTGGATCCTTAGGATATTACTTACTCCAAGCAGGTGGTGTTTTAGAATCTACGAAAAACCTTACCATCGCAACGAACGGTCACTTAGATACAGAAAATTTTTTCAATCGGTTCCACCATCCTTTAGCTTTATTATTTTTACAGATCATCGTGGTATGTGGATCAGCTCGGTTTGTTGGTTATCTATTCACAAGAAAACTCAAACAACCATCTGTGATGGGAGAAATTGTAGCGGGGATCTTACTTGGACCGTCCCTACTCGGTTATTATTTTCCAGAGACAATGAGTTTCCTCTTCCCTCCTTCAAGTCTTCCTACACTCGGAACATTAAGCCAAATCGGTCTTGTTTTATTTATGTTCATCATCGGGATGGAACTTGATCTTTCTGTTCTGAAAAACAAAGCCCATTCTGCAATTATCATCAGTCATGCGAGTATCATCTTTCCTTTCTTTTTGGGAATGACTTTGGCTTATTATTTTTACACAGACTATGCTCCCGAGAATGTAGGTTTTTTATCATTCTCTTTATTTATGGGAATTGCGATGAGTATCACTGCTTTTCCGGTGCTTGCACGAATCTTACAAGAACGGAATCTCACACGTACTCCGCTCGGTGCAATGGTTCTCACATGTGCCGCAGCCGATGATATCACAGCTTGGATCCTTCTTGCGATTATTGTTACCATTTCCAAAGCAGGAAACTTAAACACTGCCTTATTTACGATCGGACTTTCGTTTGCGTACATCCTTACTATGATTTATTTGGTGGCCCCGTTTCTCAAACGATTGGGTTCCATTTACATTTCTCGTGAGAATCTCACAAGGACAGCTGTTGCGCTCATCTTAATGATTCTATTCTTATCATCTCTCACTACAGAAGTGATTGGAATCCATGCCCTGTTTGGAGCTTTCCTTGCCGGTGTCATTATGCCTTCTGAAGGAAATCTTAAAAAACTCATCGCGGAAAAAATCGAAGACATCGCGGTCATTTTGTTCCTTCCGATTTTCTTTGTCATCACTGGCCTTAGGACAGAAGTGACTCTCCTCAATGGCTCTCATCTTTGGTTGGTGTTTGGACTGGTTCTCTTTGTGGCAGTCGTCGGTAAGTTTTTAGGAAGTGCTTTGGCCGCAAGAGTCTCTGGGTCCAATTGGGAAGACTCTTTATCGATTGGTGCCCTCATGAATACACGAGGCCTTATGGAACTCGTTGTCCTCAATATTGGTTATGATTTAGGAATCCTAAGTCCAGAAATTTTTGCAGTCTTTGTCCTCATGGCACTCGTGACCACTCTTTCCACGGGACCTCTCCTTGATGGGATCCAAAAGTTTTTTGCGAGAACAGCAAATGCAACATATCCAGAAAAACCATCCGACAGCAAACTCCGAGTCCTTGTTGCTTTTGCCCAAGAGAAAATGGGAAAAAGTTTGGTTCGTTTTGCCTTCTCTTTATCCGGTAACCAAAAGAAAAATTTAGAACTCATTGCATTACACATTTCGCCTAACGACTCATTGTCCAACGAAGAAATCAGAAAGTATCGGGATGCCAGTTTCGAAGCGATCCGCCAAACAGGATCCAGCTTAGGTATCCAAGTCCAAACCGAATACCGCATCACAGACAATGTCACATATGAAATTGTGAATTTTGCCAAAATCAAACATACGGACATCCTTCTCATTGGAGCTGCAAAACCACTTTTTTCTCGTAGTTATACTGGCGGAAAAATCAAAGGGATTCTCAATTATTGCCCGGCAACAGTAGGTGTCCTCATTGACAATGGCCTAGAATCCATTGAAAGAGTTGCCATTCTTTACAAAGGGGAAAAAGACCCCATCCTAGGTTTTGCACAAAAACTCACCTCCTTAAAGGGAATGAAATTTAACAAAATCAAAGTGGAAAACCTCATCCAACCTGAAACAGATCTCAATCCATTCCCAATTGCCTTAAGCCAAATCACAGGGTATTCACTCATTCTCATCGATCTCAATGTTTGGGAAGAATTGGGTTTTGAAAAAATGGATCTTCTCCCCACCTCTTTTCTTTTGGTCCGATTTTTAACCACCTAA
- the coaD gene encoding pantetheine-phosphate adenylyltransferase yields the protein MKSIAVYPGSFDPFTNGHLDIIRRAHPLFEEIIIAVAINSKKTSLFSPEERVEMIGKVFHGWDKIKIDTFEGLTVDYCKEKNSRVILRGLRAVTDFDYEYAISLMNKKLAPEIETYFLMADNEYSFVSSTIVKEVARHGRAVSNQVPDVVGEALVKKFSV from the coding sequence ATGAAAAGTATCGCCGTATACCCTGGTTCCTTTGATCCATTCACCAATGGACATTTAGATATCATACGGCGAGCCCATCCACTGTTTGAAGAAATCATCATTGCAGTTGCGATCAATTCAAAGAAAACCTCACTTTTCTCTCCTGAAGAACGAGTGGAGATGATTGGAAAGGTGTTCCACGGATGGGACAAAATCAAAATTGATACGTTTGAAGGCCTTACGGTTGATTACTGTAAGGAAAAAAATTCGCGAGTCATTCTCAGAGGCCTACGTGCTGTGACCGATTTTGATTATGAATATGCAATTTCCTTGATGAACAAAAAATTAGCCCCAGAAATTGAAACTTATTTCTTAATGGCAGACAATGAGTACTCTTTTGTGTCTTCCACTATCGTCAAAGAAGTAGCAAGGCATGGTAGAGCTGTATCCAATCAAGTCCCTGATGTTGTAGGGGAAGCCCTTGTGAAAAAATTCTCCGTTTGA
- a CDS encoding argininosuccinate synthase — protein sequence MKEKPAPKKIVLAYSGGLDTSVILAWLKDTYGCEVIAFCADVGQKEELTGLEEKGKNTGASKVYIQDLRLEFARDFIYPAIRGNAIYEMRYLLGTSLARPLIAKAMADVAKKEGADAFSHGATGKGNDQVRFELTFKALSPNLQIIAPWRTWDFGGRADLIEYAKKKGIPVPVTAAKPYSMDRNLMHLSFEGGILEDPYNEPKEDMFILTVSPEKAPDKPTYLELDFENGDCVAIDGKKMNPLEVMETLNDLGGKNGVGRVDIVENRLVGIKSRGVYETPGGTILHIAHRDLESITLDRDTQHKKDELSQEFARYIYNGQWYSNQMNALRAYMDYTQKYVNGTVRIKLYKGNCTVVGRKSNKSLYNAGLSTFEKEELYNQYDAEGFINLYGLPMKEWARVNQ from the coding sequence ATGAAAGAGAAACCTGCTCCCAAAAAAATCGTTCTCGCTTACTCAGGTGGACTCGACACCTCCGTGATCCTTGCTTGGTTGAAAGATACCTATGGTTGTGAAGTCATCGCTTTTTGTGCCGATGTGGGTCAAAAAGAAGAATTAACAGGCTTAGAAGAAAAAGGAAAAAACACGGGTGCCTCCAAAGTTTACATCCAAGACCTACGTTTGGAATTTGCACGTGATTTTATTTACCCTGCGATCCGCGGAAACGCCATTTATGAAATGCGATATTTACTCGGCACCTCGCTTGCGAGACCACTCATTGCAAAGGCAATGGCGGATGTAGCCAAAAAAGAAGGCGCTGATGCTTTTTCTCATGGTGCCACTGGAAAAGGAAACGACCAAGTACGATTTGAACTCACTTTCAAAGCTCTTTCGCCTAACTTACAAATCATTGCTCCATGGAGGACATGGGATTTTGGTGGTCGAGCTGATCTCATAGAATATGCAAAGAAAAAAGGAATCCCAGTTCCAGTAACAGCTGCTAAACCATATAGTATGGATAGAAACCTGATGCACCTTTCCTTTGAAGGTGGAATTTTAGAAGACCCATACAACGAACCAAAAGAAGATATGTTTATCCTCACCGTTTCACCTGAAAAAGCACCTGACAAACCAACGTATTTAGAATTGGATTTTGAAAATGGAGACTGTGTTGCCATTGATGGAAAAAAAATGAATCCTCTCGAAGTGATGGAAACCTTGAATGATTTAGGCGGAAAGAATGGAGTGGGTCGTGTGGACATCGTGGAAAACAGACTTGTTGGGATTAAATCTCGTGGAGTCTATGAAACTCCTGGTGGAACCATTCTTCATATTGCTCATCGTGACCTTGAGTCCATCACTCTTGACCGCGACACCCAACACAAAAAAGACGAACTCTCCCAAGAGTTTGCTCGATACATTTACAATGGCCAATGGTATTCCAACCAAATGAATGCACTCAGAGCCTATATGGACTACACTCAAAAGTATGTGAATGGAACCGTTCGTATCAAATTGTACAAAGGTAATTGTACTGTGGTTGGTCGAAAATCCAACAAATCATTGTACAACGCTGGACTTTCTACATTTGAAAAAGAAGAATTGTACAACCAGTACGATGCAGAAGGTTTCATCAATTTGTATGGCCTTCCAATGAAAGAATGGGCAAGGGTAAACCAATAA
- a CDS encoding nitrilase-related carbon-nitrogen hydrolase, which translates to MRFFVALSLFLSIGLMTIQCKKQQLESSVLSESLPKPKLYLQREGKGKRGTIVGLEPFLNQFSYATEESFYSSLRLYFQEAKDNEAIFVDRTIFVLPEYIGTWLVVTAEDKSIFGTKTMLEAMEELVKQNLGSFLWHYGFSPSYSTDHLKETLFRMKAWQMTDRYQSVFSRLAREYRVGIVAGSIVLPHPKVVEGKITPTDGPLQNVSFYFHPDGRVDDQIVRKLFPIEEEKQFLVEGKFNENPIYRTPLGKLYTMVCADSWFPEVYKEMEESEAEIVVVPSFVAPKDAWGQKWNGYNGYANPKDINPKDIGTITEKMAWKKYALLGRLKDPDVKLGINVFFRGEIWDLTAGGDAFFQMMGKPVNNLVKEEKIQGRLYVFSL; encoded by the coding sequence ATGCGTTTTTTTGTCGCCTTGTCTCTCTTTTTATCCATCGGTTTGATGACGATCCAATGCAAAAAACAACAGTTGGAATCATCTGTCCTATCTGAATCACTACCCAAACCAAAACTATATCTCCAAAGGGAAGGGAAAGGCAAACGTGGGACGATCGTCGGATTAGAACCTTTCCTAAACCAATTCAGTTACGCCACAGAGGAAAGTTTTTATTCGAGTTTGCGGTTGTACTTCCAAGAAGCAAAAGACAACGAAGCAATCTTTGTCGACCGAACCATCTTTGTTTTGCCTGAGTACATCGGAACTTGGCTTGTTGTCACGGCAGAAGACAAGTCAATCTTTGGCACAAAGACGATGTTAGAAGCGATGGAAGAATTGGTGAAACAAAACCTAGGTTCCTTTCTTTGGCACTATGGATTCAGTCCTTCCTATTCCACAGACCATTTAAAGGAAACACTCTTCCGAATGAAGGCCTGGCAAATGACGGATCGATACCAGTCGGTATTTTCCAGGTTGGCTCGGGAATATAGAGTGGGAATCGTGGCAGGTTCCATTGTACTGCCCCACCCCAAAGTGGTAGAAGGAAAGATCACACCGACAGATGGGCCACTTCAAAATGTGAGTTTTTATTTTCATCCCGACGGCCGAGTCGATGACCAAATTGTTCGTAAACTCTTTCCGATTGAAGAGGAGAAACAATTTTTAGTCGAAGGAAAGTTCAATGAAAATCCAATCTATCGCACCCCTCTTGGAAAATTATATACCATGGTTTGTGCTGATTCTTGGTTCCCGGAAGTGTACAAGGAAATGGAAGAATCGGAAGCAGAAATTGTAGTGGTCCCTTCTTTTGTCGCACCGAAAGATGCCTGGGGTCAAAAATGGAATGGTTACAACGGTTATGCGAATCCAAAAGATATAAATCCAAAGGATATTGGAACCATCACGGAGAAAATGGCTTGGAAAAAATATGCATTACTCGGCCGACTCAAAGACCCAGATGTAAAATTAGGAATCAATGTATTCTTTCGCGGAGAGATTTGGGATCTCACAGCAGGTGGTGATGCCTTTTTCCAAATGATGGGAAAACCAGTGAACAATTTGGTCAAAGAAGAAAAAATCCAAGGTAGGTTGTATGTATTCTCTCTCTAG
- a CDS encoding FAD-dependent oxidoreductase: MKKTGIYRDFQTYHPGEVVKVDVVVIGSGCGGATMAYELSKKGIKVALLEQGGNYHTGTFDNNELNMAGKVSAERNFHTTSDGGINLVYGNNLGGASVHYWADSYRTPNDRLLLWNRKYGIDHHLPEDLDPYWNELETDLHVSPATEEYFNPMNRLFRNASQRLGWEGHAVPQARKNCQKSGHCMQGCLFGAKQSQLITHIPNAVRLGTDVYTDLRAEQLEIVGNKVKGLKAVVMDRRTLRPTQTKIEFQCKAVCVSAGGFGSSKFLLKNGLKKRYPALGEFLAINPSPMVHALYEEPIVQWRNIPAAYGVEGFRLAKYQNGSYKEGGYMLMPNQLQPATLAALLPSFGNDHFVYMKQLEFLGGTIGWIDDVEGELGSIDVDFFGKTKVNYPFGKTTKQIFSDLTYKQMKLNFEAGAKEVFLAGMKLRKFTKLPKKEEIDALAWRPAEFPMAAPHPAGGCRMGKSIDHSVVNSKHQVHGFQNLFVADSSVFPTGVSVDPSFTIMAFSKKASEFVAEVI; encoded by the coding sequence ATGAAAAAAACAGGTATTTATCGAGATTTCCAAACATACCATCCAGGGGAAGTGGTGAAAGTAGATGTGGTTGTGATTGGTTCTGGTTGTGGTGGGGCAACGATGGCCTACGAGTTGTCCAAAAAAGGGATAAAAGTCGCACTTCTGGAACAAGGTGGGAATTACCATACAGGTACTTTTGATAACAATGAATTGAATATGGCAGGGAAAGTATCTGCAGAAAGGAATTTTCATACAACAAGTGATGGTGGGATCAATTTGGTGTATGGAAACAATTTAGGTGGGGCGTCTGTGCATTACTGGGCGGATAGTTACCGTACACCTAACGACAGGCTTCTTTTATGGAATCGAAAGTATGGGATCGACCACCATTTGCCGGAAGACTTAGATCCGTATTGGAATGAATTGGAAACTGACTTACATGTGTCTCCCGCGACAGAAGAATACTTCAATCCGATGAACCGATTGTTTCGGAACGCATCACAACGATTAGGTTGGGAAGGACACGCCGTTCCGCAAGCCAGGAAAAATTGCCAAAAATCGGGTCATTGTATGCAAGGGTGTTTGTTTGGTGCCAAACAGTCTCAACTGATCACACACATTCCGAATGCCGTGCGCCTCGGAACAGATGTGTACACGGACCTCCGTGCCGAACAATTGGAAATTGTGGGAAACAAAGTGAAGGGTTTGAAAGCTGTGGTGATGGATAGAAGAACGCTTCGCCCCACCCAAACCAAAATTGAATTCCAATGTAAGGCGGTTTGTGTTTCAGCAGGTGGATTTGGGAGTAGCAAATTTTTATTAAAGAATGGTTTGAAAAAAAGGTATCCGGCTCTCGGTGAATTTTTGGCCATCAATCCATCTCCCATGGTACATGCGTTATATGAGGAACCCATTGTCCAATGGCGCAATATCCCAGCGGCATATGGAGTGGAAGGATTTCGTTTGGCAAAGTACCAAAATGGTTCTTACAAAGAAGGTGGGTACATGCTTATGCCAAACCAATTGCAGCCAGCGACCCTTGCCGCCTTACTCCCTAGTTTTGGTAACGACCATTTTGTTTATATGAAACAACTAGAATTTTTGGGTGGCACGATTGGTTGGATTGATGATGTGGAAGGGGAACTTGGTTCCATAGATGTGGATTTTTTTGGTAAAACAAAAGTGAATTATCCGTTTGGAAAGACCACCAAACAAATTTTTAGCGATCTTACTTACAAACAAATGAAACTCAATTTTGAAGCGGGTGCCAAAGAAGTGTTTCTTGCTGGTATGAAACTACGGAAGTTTACGAAATTACCAAAAAAAGAAGAAATTGATGCCCTCGCTTGGAGGCCAGCTGAGTTTCCCATGGCTGCCCCTCACCCTGCTGGAGGTTGTCGGATGGGTAAATCCATCGATCATTCGGTAGTGAATTCCAAACACCAAGTCCACGGGTTCCAAAATTTGTTTGTGGCCGATTCGTCTGTTTTTCCAACAGGAGTCAGTGTGGATCCAAGTTTTACCATTATGGCATTTAGTAAAAAAGCATCCGAGTTTGTTGCTGAGGTTATATGA
- the rlmD gene encoding 23S rRNA (uracil(1939)-C(5))-methyltransferase RlmD, which translates to MTTTKTGNSICTHFGTCGGCNYLDIDYTKELRKKEQNIKELFKAYRHVEIKTIVPSPSPEYYRHKIQLPFGRRIVGNKTLLTLGLFNKEASFVLDQTECQIQDPGLTEVALAVKQWARREGLLPYNEKSKRGMMKYLVARKSITTGEIIVGIVTAKEDLPHAKDASKRLHTAIQNRIGKTGKFGKLVGIIHNINTKHTTMALGREEHLLWGRPYIHEHFGKHKFRVGLSTFLQVNPIQTPSLYNLVLDEIEKDSRVIDAYSGIGTISFWIAGQSKEVLGIEENPNSHRTALESLKYNKVHNVRFRKGRVAEVLPTLYGKNYDTIVLDPPRTGLGAEVTETILAMGFKKIVYVSCDPMSLREDSILLTKQYFLNSLQPVDMFPRTDHVETVAVFRNKNLI; encoded by the coding sequence ATGACGACAACAAAAACTGGCAATTCGATCTGTACCCACTTTGGCACTTGTGGTGGATGTAATTATCTCGACATTGATTATACGAAAGAACTTCGCAAAAAAGAGCAAAACATCAAAGAACTCTTTAAAGCATATCGACATGTTGAAATTAAAACCATTGTTCCCAGTCCCTCACCCGAATACTACCGTCACAAAATCCAACTTCCTTTTGGCCGAAGGATTGTCGGGAACAAAACCTTACTCACCCTAGGACTTTTCAATAAAGAAGCTTCCTTTGTCCTAGACCAAACGGAATGCCAAATCCAAGACCCAGGTCTTACGGAAGTGGCCCTTGCCGTCAAACAATGGGCAAGAAGAGAAGGATTATTGCCCTATAATGAAAAATCAAAACGGGGTATGATGAAATATCTTGTCGCAAGGAAATCCATCACCACAGGTGAAATCATTGTAGGAATTGTGACGGCTAAAGAAGACCTTCCGCATGCAAAGGATGCATCCAAACGGTTACACACTGCCATCCAAAATCGGATCGGAAAAACAGGTAAGTTTGGAAAACTCGTCGGTATCATTCATAACATCAATACCAAACACACAACCATGGCACTTGGTCGCGAAGAACATCTGTTATGGGGTAGACCCTACATCCACGAACATTTTGGAAAACACAAATTCCGTGTTGGACTTTCCACCTTTTTACAAGTAAACCCCATCCAAACCCCCAGTTTGTACAATTTAGTATTGGATGAAATTGAGAAGGATTCCCGTGTCATTGATGCTTATTCGGGAATTGGTACCATTTCGTTTTGGATTGCGGGACAAAGTAAAGAAGTCCTTGGGATTGAGGAAAATCCAAATTCTCATAGAACGGCTCTGGAATCATTAAAATACAACAAAGTACATAATGTTCGATTTCGGAAAGGAAGGGTGGCAGAAGTGTTACCTACTCTTTATGGAAAAAATTACGATACAATTGTTCTCGACCCACCAAGGACTGGCCTTGGGGCCGAAGTGACAGAAACCATTTTGGCAATGGGGTTCAAAAAAATTGTGTATGTCTCTTGTGATCCAATGAGCCTACGAGAAGATTCCATTTTACTCACAAAACAATATTTTTTAAATTCCTTACAACCTGTGGATATGTTTCCAAGAACCGATCACGTAGAAACGGTCGCGGTGTTTCGAAATAAAAATCTCATATAA